Proteins from a genomic interval of Hemicordylus capensis ecotype Gifberg chromosome 14, rHemCap1.1.pri, whole genome shotgun sequence:
- the CDCA5 gene encoding sororin, with the protein MAGGGGAGPGAGPRCPRRTRSAGEALPGGAVSSLPRRRSARNVAAAQSLSLEKPRLVASKTVASPRPQPFATRPITLKKIVPRSQQRKAAASTPRRSPRISLKEDKENIPVGVAEGKGQGSNAQRGPEPLCLRGSSDSPAGAGVLSPVSPQADGSRPGDERDLAMAKRVRRSYSRLELSLTRSFLEGQESPGPGLSDTSTPSHGPGKRQTLFGFDQLLAPGGLASVSPVNTSAPLKATASEAGAPLGPDTDIPGISFIKAIRRRKKKMPQFDKSELDEWAAQKNAEFEEAEKFDLLVE; encoded by the exons ATGGCGGGAGGCGGAGGAGCGGGGCCGGGCGCGGGACCCCGGTGCCCGCGGAGGACTCGCTCCGCGGGGGAGGCGCTCCCAG GTGGTGCCGTTTCTTCTCTTCCAAGGCGCAGATCTGCGAGGAACGTGGCGGCGGCTCAGTCCTTGTCCCTGGAGAAGCCACGCTTGGTGGCCAGCAAGACGGTGGCCAGCCCG cGTCCACAGCCATTTGCCACACGGCCAATAACTCTGAAAAAGATTGTGCCACGGAGTCAGCAG AGAAAAGCAGCCGCCTCAACTCCCCGCCGGAGCCCTCGG ATCTCCCTCAAAGAAGACAAGGAGAATATCCCCGTGGGAGTTGCCGAAGGCAAAGGTCAAGGCAGCAATGCCCAGAGAGGACCAGAGCCGCTTTGCCTGCGTGGATCCTCTGACTCCCCGGCAGGGGCAGGCGTCCTGTCCCCAGTCAGCCCCCAAGCAGACGGATCCCGGCCAGGCGACGAGCGGGACCTGGCCATGGCGAAACGGGTGCGGCGCTCCTACAGCCGGCTGGAGCTCTCCCTGACCCGTAGCTTCCTGGAGGGCCAGGAATCCCCTGGTCCCGGCCTCTCGGACACCTCCACGCCGAGCCACGGCCCGGGCAAGCGGCAAACCCTCTTTGGCTTCGATCAGCTCCTGGCTCCGGGCGGCTTGGCCAGCGTGTCTCCGGTGAACACGAGCGCCCCCCTCAAGGCGACGGCGTCGGAAGCGGGGGCCCCCCTCGGGCCGGACACAGACATCCCCGGCATCTCCTTCATCAAGGCGATCAGGCGGCGGAAGAAGAAGATGCCCCAGTTTGAC AAGTCAGAGCTGGATGAGTGGGCAGCCCAGAAGAACGCAGAGTTTGAAGAAGCCGAGAAATTTGACCTCCTGGTAGAATGA
- the ZFPL1 gene encoding zinc finger protein-like 1, producing MGLCKCPKRKVTNLFCFEHRVNVCENCIVANHTKCIVQSYLQWLQDSDYNPNCRLCNTLLSTKETVRLVCYDLFHWSCLNEMANQLPKNTAPAGYQCSSCLGPIFPPANLVSPVASVLREKLSTVNWARAGLGLPLIDEMEMVQEMDSHDTTDYTDWSSFTHLDSEEAGQQSFSYSPGTGFPGAQQQQSLNNGDMQEQHTVVSMNTLGTDPASMNAASSPRKVYDTREGGGSRAADTRVDFDEDKYRRRPALGWLAQLLKNRFSSRKQPRSLMQRFLILLLIGGIGFLTLVIVMMKLGRASADNDPNLDPMFNPHIRVGQE from the exons ATGGGGCTCTGTAAATGCCCCAAGCGGAAGGTCACCAACCTCTTCTGTTTTGAGCACCGGGTGAATGTCTGTGAAAACTGCATTGTGGCGAACCATACCAAG TGCATTGTGCAGTCGTACCTCCAATGGCTTCAGGACAGCGATTACAACCCCAACTGCCGGTTGTGCAATACTCTCCTCTCCACCAAAGAGACAGTTCGTCTCGTCTGTTACG atcTCTTTCACTGGTCCTGCCTCAACGAGATGGCAAACCAGCTCCCGAAGAACACGGCCCCTGCTGGCTACCAGTGCTCCAGCTGCCTGGGCCCCATCTTTCCCCCAGCCAACCTGGTCAGTCCCGTGGCCTCCGTGCTGCGAGAAAAGCTCTCAACGGTCAACTGGGCGCGGGCTGGCCTCGGGCTCCCACTG ATTGATGAGATGGAGATGGTCCAGGAGATGGATTCTCACGACACCACAGACTACACCGATTGGTCCAGCTTCACCC ACCTCGACTCCGAGGAGGCTGGCCAGCAGAGCTTCTCCTACAGCCCAGGCACTGGCTTCCCcggggcccagcagcagcagagcctgaACAACGGAGACATGCAGGAGCAGCACACCGTCGTCAGCATGAACACCTTGGGCACGGACCCTGCCTCCATGAATGCAG CCTCATCACCACGGAAAGTTTACGACACCCGGGAAGGCGGAGGCAGCCGGGCCGCCGACACCCGCGTCGACTTTGACGAAGACAAGTACCGCCGGCGGCCGGCGCTCGGCTGGCTTGCCCAGCTGCTGAA GAACCGCTTCAGCTCCCGGAAGCAGCCACGCTCCTTGATGCAGAGGTTCCTGATCCTCCTCCTGATTGGCGGGATCGGCTTCCTCACCCTTGTGATCGTCATGATGAAGCTGGGCCGGGCCTCCGCCGACAACGACCCCAATCTGGACCCCATGTTCAACCCGCACATCCGGGTGGGACAAGAATGA